One segment of Ricinus communis isolate WT05 ecotype wild-type chromosome 8, ASM1957865v1, whole genome shotgun sequence DNA contains the following:
- the LOC8285323 gene encoding universal stress protein PHOS32 isoform X2 produces MEVLNEEEEYDWKEVNLPSLIPIVPEPELERESGERRRGRDILIAIDHGPNSKHAFDWAMIHLCRLADTIHLVHAVSSVKNDIVYEMAQGLMEKLAVEAFQVAMVKSVARIVQGDAGKVICKEAESLRPAAVVMGTRGRGLVQSVLQGSVSEYCFHHCKAAPVIIVPGKGQKSW; encoded by the exons ATGGAGGTACTTAATGAGGAGGAAGAGTACGATTGGAAAGAAGTGAATCTGCCATCATTGATCCCAATAGTTCCAGAACCAGAGCTTGAAAGGGAGAGTGGAGAAAGGAGAAGAGGCAGAGATATACTTATAGCTATCGATCATGGACCCAACAGCAAGCATGCCTTTGATTGGGCTATGATTCATCTTTGCAGATTAGCTGATACTATCCATCTTGTCCATGCTGTTTCCA GTGTCAAGAATGATATTGTGTATGAGATGGCTCAAGGTCTTATGGAGAAGCTTGCTGTGGAGGCTTTTCAAGTTGCCATG GTGAAGAGTGTGGCTCGAATCGTGCAAGGGGATGCAGGTAAAGTTATTTGCAAAGAAGCAGAAAGTTTAAGGCCAGCGGCTGTGGTTATGGGCACTAGAGGCAGAGGCTTAGTGCAAAG TGTACTGCAAGGAAGTGTGAGCGAGTATTGCTTCCACCACTGTAAAGCAGCACCTGTTATAATTGTTCCTGGGAAAGGTCAAAA AAGCTGGTGA
- the LOC8285322 gene encoding transcription factor bHLH63 has product MNRALLPEMLHCTDLTVLERQRARLKWQQEQQHLQLEQHQHQHQHQHHQGENYFLGDLSGVFQLQQQQQQQQGFQGDLGEVVIRSVKPDPGFLDNGCWSNTSSTDLVGYGPCGFGNMNFAISRTSSCPPTVADAGPVLVKGRESVVSEKLTCGVGSESTKKRKVDKVQNNTKVVAEDDNCRDKRIKVCAEEGESKMITEKNNNNKSSSSKNSNKENSAETSKDNSKVTEVQKPDYIHVRARRGQATDSHSLAERVRREKISERMKYLQDLVPGCNKITGKAGMLDEIINYVQSLQRQVEFLSMKLAAVNPRLDFNIDNLIAKETFPPCPTNFPAIGLSSDMTNPAYLQFNPVQQQQQQQQQQQLVTCCGLDMGINNPDMGIRRTISAPVSIPESYIDSSCFNQIQPSSTWDADLQNLYNVAFDQGRSTSFPTQPFTGAIDAGNLKMEM; this is encoded by the exons atGAATAGAGCATTGTTGCCGGAGATGTTGCACTGCACGGACTTGACAGTTCTTGAAAGACAAAGGGCTCGTTTGAAATGGCAACAAGAACAGCAACATCTTCAACTAGAACAACATCAGCATCAGCATCAGCATCAGCATCATCAAGGggagaattattttcttggtGATTTAAGTGGGGTGTTTCAattgcagcagcagcagcaacagcaACAAGGTTTTCAGGGTGATCTTGGTGAGGTTGTGATCCGCTCTGTGAAGCCTGACCCTGGTTTCTTAGATAATGGATGCTGGAGTAATACTTCTAGTACTGATCTGGTTGGCTATGGTCCTTGCGGGTTTGGGAATATGAACTTTGCTATTTCTAGGACTTCTAGCTGCCCGCCCACCGTGGCAGATGCTGGGCCGGTTTTAGTCAAAGGCAGAGAGTCTGTTGTTTCAGAGAAATTGACTTGTGGAGTTGGTAGTGAGAGtaccaagaaaagaaaggttgATAAGGTCCAGAATAATACAAAG GTTGTTGCAGAAGATGACAACTGCAGGGACAAAAGGATCAAAGTATGTGCAGAAGAAGGAGAGTCAAAGATGATCACtgagaaaaataacaataataaaagcaGTAGCAGCAAAAACAGTAACAAGGAAAATTCTGCTGAGACTTCCAAGGATAATTCAAAAGTAACTGAGGTTCAAAAGCCTGATTACATTCATGTCCGGGCACGACGCGGTCAAGCCACTGATAGCCATAGCTTGGCTGAAAGA GTGAGAAGGGAAAAAATCAGTGAGAGAATGAAGTATTTGCAAGATTTGGTGCCAGGATGTAACAAAATTACAGGAAAGGCGGGCATGCTTGATGAAATCATTAACTATGTTCAATCTCTTCAACGACAAGTAGAA TTCTTGTCGATGAAACTAGCTGCTGTCAATCCAAGGCTTGACTTTAACATCGATAATTTGATTGCAAAAGAG ACATTTCCTCCTTGTCCAACCAATTTTCCAGCGATTGGGTTGTCATCAGATATGACTAATCCTGCCTATCTTCAGTTTAACCCTGtacaacagcagcagcagcaacaacaACAGCAACAACTAGTGACATGTTGTGGATTGGATATGGGGATAAATAATCCTGATATGGGGATTAGAAGAACCATTAGTGCTCCCGTGTCAATCCCTGAATCCTATATTGACTCGTCATGCTTCAAt CAAATCCAGCCCTCGTCAACATGGGATGCTGATCTACAAAATCTTTACAATGTAGCTTTTGATCAAGGAAGATCAACATCCTTCCCAACTCAGCCATTTACAG GTGCCATTGACGCTGGCAATCTGAAGATGGAGATGTGA
- the LOC8285323 gene encoding universal stress protein PHOS32 isoform X1: MEVLNEEEEYDWKEVNLPSLIPIVPEPELERESGERRRGRDILIAIDHGPNSKHAFDWAMIHLCRLADTIHLVHAVSSVKNDIVYEMAQGLMEKLAVEAFQVAMVKSVARIVQGDAGKVICKEAESLRPAAVVMGTRGRGLVQSVLQGSVSEYCFHHCKAAPVIIVPGKEAGEESLVQWK, from the exons ATGGAGGTACTTAATGAGGAGGAAGAGTACGATTGGAAAGAAGTGAATCTGCCATCATTGATCCCAATAGTTCCAGAACCAGAGCTTGAAAGGGAGAGTGGAGAAAGGAGAAGAGGCAGAGATATACTTATAGCTATCGATCATGGACCCAACAGCAAGCATGCCTTTGATTGGGCTATGATTCATCTTTGCAGATTAGCTGATACTATCCATCTTGTCCATGCTGTTTCCA GTGTCAAGAATGATATTGTGTATGAGATGGCTCAAGGTCTTATGGAGAAGCTTGCTGTGGAGGCTTTTCAAGTTGCCATG GTGAAGAGTGTGGCTCGAATCGTGCAAGGGGATGCAGGTAAAGTTATTTGCAAAGAAGCAGAAAGTTTAAGGCCAGCGGCTGTGGTTATGGGCACTAGAGGCAGAGGCTTAGTGCAAAG TGTACTGCAAGGAAGTGTGAGCGAGTATTGCTTCCACCACTGTAAAGCAGCACCTGTTATAATTGTTCCTGGGAAAG AAGCTGGTGAGGAATCATTGGTACAGTGGAAGTAA
- the LOC8285323 gene encoding uncharacterized protein LOC8285323 isoform X3, translating into MEVLNEEEEYDWKEVNLPSLIPIVPEPELERESGERRRGRDILIAIDHGPNSKHAFDWAMIHLCRLADTIHLVHAVSSVKNDIVYEMAQGLMEKLAVEAFQVAMVKSVARIVQGDAGKVICKEAESLRPAAVVMGTRGRGLVQRSW; encoded by the exons ATGGAGGTACTTAATGAGGAGGAAGAGTACGATTGGAAAGAAGTGAATCTGCCATCATTGATCCCAATAGTTCCAGAACCAGAGCTTGAAAGGGAGAGTGGAGAAAGGAGAAGAGGCAGAGATATACTTATAGCTATCGATCATGGACCCAACAGCAAGCATGCCTTTGATTGGGCTATGATTCATCTTTGCAGATTAGCTGATACTATCCATCTTGTCCATGCTGTTTCCA GTGTCAAGAATGATATTGTGTATGAGATGGCTCAAGGTCTTATGGAGAAGCTTGCTGTGGAGGCTTTTCAAGTTGCCATG GTGAAGAGTGTGGCTCGAATCGTGCAAGGGGATGCAGGTAAAGTTATTTGCAAAGAAGCAGAAAGTTTAAGGCCAGCGGCTGTGGTTATGGGCACTAGAGGCAGAGGCTTAGTGCAAAG AAGCTGGTGA